A single genomic interval of Gouania willdenowi chromosome 22, fGouWil2.1, whole genome shotgun sequence harbors:
- the LOC114455927 gene encoding pancreatic secretory granule membrane major glycoprotein GP2, with amino-acid sequence MESLWKMVPASLLLAWLLLSVRTVDSTVYLEPEEEELNETVICTNDHMDVIIPSSFFLNKVPPVYVWDLHLNDPECRGVEIGDDFVFSIKTNLSECGTIMASDDTHIMFINTIHNNFSDIITRNYINITFVCRYPINYMVQQPNGLNMIRVDVRTITLNTEDGNFSVSMLLYKDEAFEDIWMTVPSLTLDDNIFVKVFMIPANLMLRMERCWATPTSDPYSNIQYTFIRDSCPVLSNEQTLGVLRNGQGPEAMFRIQMFKFVGSSYTDVFLHCNVQICHSGPGLCQPNCSSENAFMRRRRDIPLSHTVSYGPIRRLLDSEKPNLNAGGVLTVWTFVLGGLLLVLLLITAVLGRLWFRSRHFYPTREAQLTLSNIHHISEVAS; translated from the exons ATGGAGAGTTTATGGAAGATGGTACCTGCCAGTTTGCTTTTAGCGTGGCTGCTGCTCAGTGTGAGGACGGTCGACTCCACAGTCTATCTGGAGCCTGAGGAGGAAG AACTCAACGAGACTGTTATCTGTACCAACGACCACATGGATGTCATTATTCCAAGCTCCTTTTTCCTTAACAAAGTGCCACCAGTTTAT GTTTGGGATTTACATTTGAATGATCCAGAGTGTCGCGGCGTTGAGATCGGAGATGACTTTGTCTTCAGCATAAAGACGAATCTCTCTGAGTGTGGAACTATTATG GCTTCAGATGATACACACATCATGTTCATCAACACCATACACAACAACTTTTCAGACATTATCACAAGGAACTACATCAACATAACGTTTGTGTGCCGGTACCCCATCAACTACATGGTCCAGCAGCCCAACGGTCTGAACATGATTCGAGTGGATGTCAG AACCATCACCCTGAACACTGAGGATGGGAACTTCTCCGTGTCAATGCTGCTGTATAAGGATGAAGCCTTTGAGGACATATGGATGACAGTGCCATCGCTCACCTTGGATGATAACATCTTTGTGAAAGTTTTTATG ATACCAGCTAACCTGATGCTGCGTATGGAGCGGTGCTGGGCCACACCCACCAGTGACCCCTACAGCAATATTCAGTACACCTTTATCAGAGACAG CTGTCCGGTGCTGTCCAACGAGCAGACCCTGGGTGTGCTGAGGAATGGCCAGGGTCCAGAGGCCATGTTCCGGATACAGATGTTCAAGTTTGTGGGCAGCTCCTACACTGATGTCTTCCTCCACTGCAACGTACAAATCTGCCACAGCGGTCCTGGACTGTGCCAGCCT AATTGCTCCAGTGAAAATGCATTTATGAGAAGAAGGAGGGACATCCCACTGTCCCACACCGTGTCCTATGGACCAATCAGACGGCTACTCGACAGTGAAAAGCCCAATCTCA ATGCCGGTGGAGTCCTGACTGTATGGACCTTTGTCCTGGGAGGCCTGCTGCTGGTCCTGCTGCTGATCACGGCCGTGTTAGGGAGGCTGTGGTTTCGCTCCAGACATTTCTACCCCACACGAGAGGCACAGCTTACTTTATCCAACATTCATCACATCTCAGAGGTTGCCTCGTAA
- the fbxo30a gene encoding F-box only protein 30a produces MEKIHPHCLKCIKRRCMVRPEAGISCDLMGCPLVCGAVFHGCKLEEHRLLCPFERLPCLNSGFGCPFFIPRIKMAQHLETCPASIVCCTMEWNRWPVTYADYKSYENLSKDFDEVEQLDMALALQDQRMLLESLKVTTTVSKNGEKEVDESEKMATASGLTETVLMGNETVEMEEETYNELCRASVETRRSLAAALDILTNSKDIDVIVVNLNGEKNVEKGALQNGDNGDVQDVCGAEGGKNVDMKDSDSNSECELGAIGGVDCAVATDEEHNHINWVEENEFVELLFEENEHVEEPVNGSNHSWPEVLPDYLPLVALDPPVPQPAPLARPIPFLLSDHVRNNFLQHLPPELRYRCLERKLQNVKVLSAMLLSDPFPFRAKMEDKAVDTSDLEVADDPMGLHGIDLITAALLFCLGDSPGGRGISDSRFVDGFHIDFGTQTFSFPSAILATNTMVGDIASASACDHASPQLSNPSPFHTLRLDLVLECVARYQTKQRSMFTFVCGQLFRRDEFSSHFKNVHGDIHAGLNGWMEQRCPLAYYGCTYSQRRFCPSVQGFRIIHDRHLGSFGVQPGLPFKTGNHLPKTMRHFSSHCDMFSSLPFEVLQYIASFLDSFSLCQLSRVSHTMRDVCASLLQMRGMVVLLWEKKRRADGSPSWQITDKVWRFSTAFGTVKEWKFANIASMADHLKKCKFNTISRKEEAIPLPCMCFTRELTKEGRCLRSVLKPVA; encoded by the exons ATGGAGAAAATCCACCCCCATTGCCTTAAATGCATCAAAAGGCGGTGTATGGTCAGACCTGAGGCTGGCATTTCCTGCGATCTCATGGGTTGTCCCCTGGTCTGCGGAGCAGTTTTCCATGGCTGCAAACTGGAGGAACATCGTTTACTTTGTCCATTCGAGCGGCTGCCTTGTCTGAACAGTGGGTTCGGCTGCCCTTTCTTTATTCCAAGGATTAAGATGGCCCAACATCTTGAGACGTGTCCTGCGAGTATAGTATGTTGCACTATGGAGTGGAACCGCTGGCCTGTGACCTACGCCGACTACAAGTCCTATGAGAACTTGAGCAAAGACTTTGATGAGGTGGAGCAGCTGGACATGGCTTTGGCTCTGCAGGATCAGAGAATGTTATTAGAGTCGCTGAAGGTCACGACGACGGTGTCAAAAAACGGAGAAAAGGAGGTggatgaaagtgaaaaaatggcCACAGCGTCAGGTTTGACAGAAACGGTATTGATGGGCAATGAGACTGTGGAAATGGAAGAGGAGACGTACAATGAGTTATGTAGAGCCTCAGTAGAGACAAGGCGAAGTTTAGCTGCTGCCTTGGACATCCTGACTAACTCCAAAGACATTGATGTAATTgttgtaaatctaaatggtgaaaAGAATGTTGAGAAAGGAGCGCTCCAGAACGGAGACAATGGGGACGTTCAGGACGTCTGTGGCGCAGAGGGAGGAAAGAATGTTGATATGAAAGACAGTGACTCTAACTCAGAGTGTGAATTGGGAGCGATAGGTGGAGTGGACTGTGCTGTGGCTACAGATGAAGAGCACAATCACATTAACTGGGTTGAGGAGAACGAGTTTGTCGAGCTGCTATTTGAGGAGAACGAACACGTAGAGGAACCAGTAAACGGTTCCAACCACTCCTGGCCTGAGGTTCTACCAGACTATTTGCCTCTCGTTGCACTGGATCCTCCAGTGCCTCAACCAGCACCGCTAGCACGTCCAATACCATTCCTGCTTTCTGATCATGTGAGGAATAACTTTTTGCAGCATTTACCTCCTGAGCTCAGGTACAGGTGTCTGGAGCGTAAGCTACAAAATGTGAAGGTTCTCAGTGCAATGCTGCTGTCAGACCCATTTCCATTTCGGGCAAAAATGGAGGACAAAGCAGTGGACACGTCTGACTTGGAGGTAGCAGACGATCCCATGGGTCTCCATGGTATAGATCTCATCACAGCAGCTTTGCTCTTTTGTCTTGGAGATTCTCCTGGAGGTAGAGGAATCTCAGACAGCAGGTTTGTCGATGGCTTCCACATCGACTTTGGCACCCAGACATTCTCCTTTCCCTCAGCCATTCTCGCCACCAACACTATGGTTGGGGACATTGCCTCAGCCTCGGCCTGTGATCACGCCAGTCCTCAGCTTTCTAACCCAAGTCCCTTCCACACACTAAGGCTGGACCTTGTGCTGGAGTGTGTAGCTCGATATCAAACCAAACAACGCTCCATGTTCACATTTGTGTGCGGACAGTTGTTCAGACGAGACgagttttcctctcattttaaGAATGTTCACGGAGATATCCACGCTGGACTCAATGGTTGGATGGAGCAACGTTGCCCTTTAGCTTATTATGGCTGCACCTACTCTCAAAGACGATTCTGCCCCTCTGTACAGGGCTTCAGGATCATCCACGATAGACACCTCGGCTCGTTCGGTGTCCAGCCAGGGTTGCCTTTCAAAACTGGGAACCACCTTCCAAAAACGATGCGACACTTCAGCTCTCATTGTGACATGTTCAGTAGTCTTCCGTTTGAAGTTTTGCAATATATAGCAAGTTTTCTGGACAGCTTTAGCTTGTGCCAACTCTCTCGAGTGTCGCACACCATGAGGGACGTGTGTGCCAGTCTGCTACAGATGAGAGGCATGGTCGTGTTACTGTGGGAGAAGAAACGGCGAGCTGATGGGTCTCCTTCATGGCAGATCACAGACAAG GTGTGGCGGTTCAGCACAGCCTTCGGTACTGTGAAAGAGTGGAAGTTCGCAAACATTGCCAGCATGGCCGACCACCTCAAAAAGTGCAAGTTCAACACAATCTCCCGTAAGGAGGAGGCCATCCCGCTGCCATGCATGTGTTTCACCAGAGAGCTCACCAAAGAAGGGAGGTGTTTGAGATCAGTCCTCAAACCAGTGGCGTAA